One Pangasianodon hypophthalmus isolate fPanHyp1 chromosome 7, fPanHyp1.pri, whole genome shotgun sequence genomic window, tgtatttaaaattttttataaaacatCACTAGGCAGAGCGTTTGTTCCTTCTGCCATTTTTTCGTCTGGTGAAAAGAACTGGGATTGCTTTCTCAGACTTGATGCACCCTTCAGATTTGTCAAAAATGTTTGAAGATAGCCTGTATGATGCCTTTCAGATGGGACGGATTTACCTACCTAAGTAGCCTGTAGTAACAGTATTTTGAGGTGTCCATGATAACAGTACTAAGCATTTGgaataatacagtataaaacaGCACTGCAATATTAAACATCACATCTATAAGTAATTTTACGAAGTTCATCaataattatttcttattttaggcAACAATTGGCATTGACTTTCTATCAAAAACCATGTACCTAGAAGATCGTACGGTAAGCAGCTTTTATCCTTCAGAACTTTCATAACTGTCAACATGTAGATGTTGTTTTGGATGACACAGATGTTGATTTCGTCAACCTCCCCTGAAACCCACACTGACTTCTTTAAGCCTTAACTATTTTCCAGAGGCTGTCCACcctgtaatgttttaatgttttataaatagcATGTTGCAGCTTAATTTTTCATATCCATCAAACTAGCCTACTTATTTAATTCTGTACAGCAACACAGCAGAGGCATTTctgatttcatttgttttagATGTGCACGCATGTACCTTATTACAGCCATTGTGTCCTGCCTTTTTGTTTTAGTCTTTCATTTTGGTTTGGTTGTGTCTTTGTCCACTCATGGCTGTTTGCCCAATGGGGTTCTTGTGACTCGTGTTGCACGGATGCTGATAGATTCGGCTACAGTTGTGGGACACGGCAGGGCAGGAGCGCTTCCGTAGCCTCATCCCCAGCTACATTCGTGACTCAGCAGCCGCTGTGGTGGTGTATGATATAGCAAGTAGGTAGTAGGGGTTCCCGCTACACCCCATCATGATGCCTGGAGCACATGGTGGAGTAAATTTGGGAGCTGGCTGGGGTCAAGGGCACTCGCGTAGCTTTGAGTATGTTGGACAACTCGGAATGTCTCCCTGAGCGACACTGGATAAATGTTTGGATATTTACTGCAAACTGATTGTAAACTAATTGAATTCAGTGTCCAACAGACTAGCCACAGGaaagtcatttatttagcagagggaaaaaaacattaaatgcattTCACAGCAAAAACCGCACACCCAGATGGTGTTCATGCATGACAGAGCAGAGTGTCCAGCATTACTTCAGCACAGAGAGTGCCGTTTCTAAATCGCCTTGCCAGGAGCAGGAATGAAGAAATTCATCACTGAAATCATAACTGCTTGTTTGCATGGAATGATTCCTTTTAACATCTTGAAATCTTTGAGATTCACTGAACTGTGCATCTGTCTCAATTGTAAAGATTTGTTTTCTCTGgtgtctgatttttttcccccccctttTAACCAAGCTTTCTTCCAATCTGTTCTCTTTACTGAATTCTCATTTATTTCGCTGCTACTATTCTCTGTTGCATGCTGTTGACTGGGTCCTCAGGTTCGGCTGCAGCTGTGGGACACTGCAGGGCAGGAGCGCTTTCGTAGTCTCATCCCCAGCTACATCCGTGACTCCACTATCGCTGTAGTGGTGTATGACATTACCAGTGAGTCAGAGCTACTCATTTGCACAGCAGAGCTCTGTATCCCTAAGCTAGCATAGTCTAGTAGCTAGTGTCAGTATTAGTGTGGTGTTAATATTAAATGCATCACATGTAATAAACTACAGATGTGAGTTTTCAGCTTGTCAAGATTTCATGCTTCAACTAAACTGCTTTTCACTGTTTGCCCAACCTTTATACTAATGGTCTACGTTCTCTGTTTCCTCTAAGAGCTTGCTTTAGTATGTCATCTCTTTGTGCAGTGATTAatcaaagctgaaataaatgacACATTCACCACAGCTGAACTGAAAATATTATTCTCTCCTGTAGATCTTAACTCCTTCCAGCAAACTTCAAAATGGATAGATGATGTCAGAACAGAGAGGGGAAGTGatgtcattatcatgctggTTGGCAACAAAACAGACTTGGCTGATAAAAGGTATAGcattgataaaaaaaagtgatctaaCTATTTAAACAGTTGTACTATTTTATAATAGACCTTCTCACTCGTGAGAAAATCCTCTCTCAGCCTCCAAAGACTTTTCCTTTTCAAGCTGTATGTTACATGTATTCAGtgtctcatttcattttaattgctCCTTTTGCTCTTTATGATTTTGATGCGGCTCCTTTTCATCATCAACTTCGGAGTCAtgctgatctttttttttaaaatcgttattaatttttctttaatatgaccttttgatttgatttattttgattcCCTTTTATCACTTTTGTCTTTCCATTCTCCATTATGATTTGAACCATTTCCTCACCCTCTCCCTTTACACTGGACTATGGCAGGCAAGTTTCAGTAGAAGCTGCAGAGAAAAAAGCACGGGAGCTCAATGTGATGTACATAGAGACCAGCGCCAAGGCTGGTTATAACGTCAAGCAGGTGGGTCTTACAGCACAGGTGTGTAGACAGGAGCTGATCGTGTCCGACACCTTCCCATAAGATCTTAATTTCTGTTGTAGTTTCGACCACACTTCATGAATGTTTTTCTGTATGAATGTTCTAATGATAATGGTTTTACTTTATTGACCATTTGATATTGTCTCTTGCCCGCActgctgtttctttttattctcggctttttaaagcatattatagGAAAACtaatctttccttttttctcttactAATCTAAAGTTgagtttttctctttctctctcttctccttcttcttgttGGCATCTTCCCCTTTTCTTTCTATGTTCCACCCTCCCTGCTCGGACATGAGCAGACAGATCACCACGGAGGAGGGCGAGCAGAGGGCTAAGGAACTGAATGTCATGTTCATTGAAACCAGTGCAAAAACTGGCTACAATGTCAAACAGGTATAGACTCAATAAAATGAGAACAGCCCAGCCCATCAGCCAACCCTTTCTACTACTACTTCTCACTCACTTTTGTTTTGCTGTCCCTTTCAGCCTCACCCAGTTCTTTTAGACACTTTCTCTACAGTTCATATGCAAAAGGACTGTGCTAAGGGCTACATCTTGATCTGCTTTGCTCTTGCTTGTAGGTTTTggtttgcttgcttgcttgctatGAGGGTCTTCTGCATGTTAGTACACGATGCTTTCATTTGGATGACTTGATTTACCCAGTAAAACACATTGAAACTCTAAGCATTTGGAGTTTATAATCAATTTGATCCCATTAGGGATGTGCCTTCTttctaattttaatattcaaatatttataagAGTTAAGGAAAGGATAATGGGTTAAGAGCTAGGAGAGGGGAAAACATCTTTAATCAAGCATTGTCTTGTGGGGGGGCGATGTACAtgtttgaaaaagaaataatgaatagaaatagtaaacacacagcaaaagTTTACTAAATGACTTTACCGATTATTCAGCCTGTAGTGCACTCTGGCATCTGTAAAATTCCAACTTACTGAAAGTTCTAACTGGCACGTAAGTTAGGAGCAAAAATCTGATTGTATTAATGGTCAGTGGCAgtacatgtttataataatctgatggTCAGTATAAACTTCTGCACATTATACTTAGTACAACAGTGCATGAGACATAAAAGCTTTAAGACTTCTAATGAGTTTGTACTTAACATTATTGGAAACTTTTGTCTTGCGCACTATGATAGTGCTGCTCTTTGCATTAAAATATTGCCCAAGGcagtgttcctttttttttttttttttttttttttttttaaatgagttaaagTGGACTTGGTGTACAGTGAAAACCTGCATTCGAGCACCCATGCACATCCCTAGTTCCAATATTACAAATGTCCTAAATAACAGATAACTCGTAGTGatctgtacagtatatgtaagtTAGCCTGTCTATGCTTATGTTTAATAACTTATTATGATAAAATGGTGAATTTCACTCTTCTTACAGCTTTTTAGACGTGTTGCTGCAGCCTTGCCTGGGATGGATAGCGCACCAGAGAAAAGCAAGGAGGACAGTATCCTTTAATATGCATATTATATGTTCTCACAACGGATACCATGTGTGTTATCTTTGCTCGTAGTGTACTGAAACatttgtgtctgaaatgtttaatttttgagAATCTCATTATAGGCCTTAGCAAAATTAAACATTAGACCATGGTTTCAgcatttctgattaaaaaaatttttttttttgctctgaaaATTAGGCAGACTACTGACTGTTAATTTTTCTGTGTGAAccctgttttatttctgtttttaggaaagctgtagagttgcTCTTTGTGAATGTGTATGATATAGTCATCCTTAACTGCGTTCTCTCAGTGATTGATATCAAACTGGAGAAATCTCCTGAACTGCCGGTGACTGAGAGCGGCTGCTCATGCTAGTAACCGCTCCAGACTCACACCAGCTCAGCCTCCTCCCCACCAACAGCTTGTCTCTCAGTGGCCCTGTGCCATTAGTCAGAGCCTTTTATTTCCCCTTGACTCAGTGACTTTTCGGAGTAACCGTGTGGATGTGCTATTACTCTGTATTAAAACAgattatcaaaaatatatatgttaaaggaaaaacagtAAAGAAATTTAAGCATAGGTTATACCCTCATTGGATTCATGTCTATCCTGACTGCATGGCATTGTGTATGATTGCAGATTGACACGGCTCAATTGctcttgcacttttttttttgagcatcaGTGCCGTCAcgctcatcatcatcatcatttgttTCAGATTTCCTAACTCACTTTTGTTGGACCTAGATCCTCATCTCATAATGCCTTGCTATTTCATTTCAGCGAACAGAAAGGCAAAGGCAAACTAAATAGCATTGTTTATTGATGAACTGTAAGCGTGTGTTACTGATGATTTTTTACAATTATAGTTTTGacaattttgtttttcatatgaCAGCTGAAGGGCCAGTTCTAACATGGATATTGAGGGACCTCTTCAAGCTCTAGATGATTGTGAGGGTAAAAAGTCTcacaatatgtttaaaaaaaaaaaaaaaattgaacaagcctaaaaaaaaaaaaaaaaaattgtaattgaatGTTAATGAATTTGGTGTTAGGGATCAGTACAATTAGAGTCTTTTGTTTCAGGGTATAGGTGTTGGCCAAAGAAGACTTGATATAAATAGGATCATTTTAGACACACCTCTGTATTCTGGTCAgactctttatctctttctcacCCTTTTTACACACTTCATTGGTAAATTGCATGGAATTTGAATACACCTAGCTGGGGGTGAAAAGCTGTGGATATACATTCAGAAGATATTCTAGATACATGGGTTCTTTAAACATGCACCCTGTATTCTAACTATCTATAAACTGTAATTATGAAACCTCATTAACTGTAATTAATGAATACCTAGATAATACCTGGATGGTTCTTGGAAGCAAGGGAATGAATTACACACTAGTgggtgtactgaatttcagcaGCTGCATCTGGTGTCTCTGTGCTCGCTGCACTCTTTTCGCCTTGTGTTCAGTAAACCATTGCAGGACCAGCATGCTATCTAAGGGTGCTTTAAACAGAAAAGGCACCATCATTGTGGTTTAGAGAGGCCTGCTGATTTGCATAAAGCTCCAGAGGTTTCTGTTGAGTatatgaatttttttccccccttatgCACAGCTATTGCTTAGTGTAGAGAACTGTCTTGAAGAGTTTAACCATGTGTTGCTAATGCTCATTTTAAGACTGTTGGTTTtatatgttaatttatttatctcaCTAAGAACTGAAAATGTGTTGTGTGCTTGGCCTAAATGGCAGTTATTAAACACTTGGGAAACAGTCAGCTGATTTATGGCTTGCATTTCTGCTTTGGCTACTGCATCACAGAGACCTGGTTGTGTAATTTTCTCCTCACTATGCTCATTTTCTCTCGGTT contains:
- the rab41 gene encoding ras-related protein Rab-41 isoform X4 codes for the protein MSTTTGGGEFGNPLRKFKLVFLGEQSVGKTSLITRFMYDSFDNTYQATIGIDFLSKTMYLEDRTVRLQLWDTAGQERFRSLIPSYIRDSTIAVVVYDITNLNSFQQTSKWIDDVRTERGSDVIIMLVGNKTDLADKRQITTEEGEQRAKELNVMFIETSAKTGYNVKQLFRRVAAALPGMDSAPEKSKEDMIDIKLEKSPELPVTESGCSC
- the rab41 gene encoding ras-related protein Rab-41 isoform X3, which gives rise to MSTTTGGGEFGNPLRKFKLVFLGEQSVGKTSLITRFMYDSFDNTYQATIGIDFLSKTMYLEDRTIRLQLWDTAGQERFRSLIPSYIRDSAAAVVVYDIANLNSFQQTSKWIDDVRTERGSDVIIMLVGNKTDLADKRQITTEEGEQRAKELNVMFIETSAKTGYNVKQLFRRVAAALPGMDSAPEKSKEDMIDIKLEKSPELPVTESGCSC
- the rab41 gene encoding ras-related protein Rab-41 isoform X2, whose translation is MSTTTGGGEFGNPLRKFKLVFLGEQSVGKTSLITRFMYDSFDNTYQATIGIDFLSKTMYLEDRTVRLQLWDTAGQERFRSLIPSYIRDSTIAVVVYDITNLNSFQQTSKWIDDVRTERGSDVIIMLVGNKTDLADKRQVSVEAAEKKARELNVMYIETSAKAGYNVKQLFRRVAAALPGMDSAPEKSKEDMIDIKLEKSPELPVTESGCSC
- the rab41 gene encoding ras-related protein Rab-41 isoform X1 encodes the protein MSTTTGGGEFGNPLRKFKLVFLGEQSVGKTSLITRFMYDSFDNTYQATIGIDFLSKTMYLEDRTIRLQLWDTAGQERFRSLIPSYIRDSAAAVVVYDIANLNSFQQTSKWIDDVRTERGSDVIIMLVGNKTDLADKRQVSVEAAEKKARELNVMYIETSAKAGYNVKQLFRRVAAALPGMDSAPEKSKEDMIDIKLEKSPELPVTESGCSC